AGAAAGAAGGGGGGGGGTTATTGAATATTGAAAACTGTCATTACTTTACCACTAAACGAGCAAGGAAGCACACAGTGATTGACACTAAGGCATTGTAAGGGCCTAATATAGTTTGCTATTGTTAGATAGGATGGATCAAGAGCGGCGGAACCTTCTTCGCTTTCCTTTTAAGTTACCAAACAGCGTCACGGCTCGTAAATTTGGTGTATCGTTTTCTGGAGCACTATTTGCATTAGGGTTTTGGTTATTCATTGATTGCGTGCTCTATTCAAAGGTTGCGAATGGATCCGATATCTCAGTTACATTCATTGACTGGATTCCAACAATATGCAGCACGCTGGGTATGTTAATTGTTAGTTCCATTGACAAGAACTGGTTATTAGAGAATTCTTTAGCGACTGGTGCTCTAGTGGGTTCAAGCCAGCGGACATGGCAAGCTCAAACATTACTGTTTTTTGGTTTTGCACTGTTAGGGGGAGGTGTGGCCGGAGCTTTTGCTGTGGGATTTCTAAAATACATTTCAAATGGTTACGGTGAGTACCCTACAGCAAGTATGGCGGTTAATAATATACTAGGGAACCTTAGTATAATGGCCAGTTGCATCGTCCTATGGATGTCTCaaaatattgaagatgaGTACTCTTACTCTTTGACGTTGTGATGGttacatatatatatcgATTCGAAAGTAATTACATTCAAAGTAGGGATGATGATGTATAGAATAAATACTCTAATATACATAAACAAAAAGGGTTTAATCTAAAAGAGCATGGTGCCAGGAAATAATCGTGAGCAATCCCAGTATATCAGCTGAGATGAGAAGACAACAGTCAACATTAATATATCAATCATCAATCTTTACCCATTATTTGTGGCAACAATTCACCAATAATTTCTAATTCAAACTCAGAAAAATCAAAAAGATCAGGTACCTGCTTTGGCTGGGAGCTTCCGCCGGGGAAAAAGTATCGCTCCCTTCTTAGATCGTCCAAGAACGGATGAGACATAATCCGCCTTGGTGATAATCGCCGTTCTGGACTATAACATAACACCTTCATTAACAAGTCAATCCCATCAGGCCCAGCATGGCCAAAATATTTTTCAAATCGCTGATTAGGAGTACCGCTGAAGAGTGGCTTTGAAAACAATGGACCTCCGTATGACGGATTTGAGAAAAATATGAACTTTTTATCTGGCGGGCCCAACAACTTCGCAATTTCATGCAACTGAAGTAGTGGTTCTTGTCCCTGGAAAACAGCCTTGCCTATTAGCATTTCGCCAATAACACACCCAAGTCCCCAAATATCTATCTGTGTAGTGTACTGTGTGCAACCAACAATCAACTCTGGGGCTCTGTAAAAGCGGGAACATATGTAGCTTATGGAAGGTTGGTTTTGCTCAAGCTTCTTTGCGGAGCCAAAATCACAAATTTTTAGAATCGCTGTTTTAGGATCCACTAAGATGTTCGATGGCTTTATATCTCTATGACATATACCCAATGCATGTAGGTAGAGCATACCTCTCGCAATCTGATATGTATATAATTTGACATGTTTCAATGGAAGATCCAACTTGTCCTGCGTGTAACGTAAAATCTCGTGTTGTAAAGTTTCAGGTAAGCACTCCATTGCTAAATGCTGGTAAAGTTTCCCATCTGCTGGTGAAAAATGCGTAAAGAAGTATTCTAACTTAACCACATTAGGATGATCAGCGATCCTTAGGATCGCTAGTTCGCGAGATTTATATTCCGTTTGGGCGGGAACTTTTTTAATAGCAAATGGTCCATACCATTTCTCATTATCCGGTGTTAAATATGCCTGTACCACTGTGCCAAATGCACCATGTCCTATTTTCTTATATTCCTTAACCAGCATTTGTCTGGTCACGTTCGACCTGTTCGCTGTAACGTCATCAGCAATGAATTGGTCCTGCTGAGACATGCTAGGCTACCGACCTCGAGAATCCTTGATTGGGTTAAACTGCCGAATTTTGGTGTTTGTTTATCCAGGATTCGACCTCTACGCAAAACGCCCCTGACTGTGGCACTAGACGTTACGTACAAAACGATACACAATAAACGCCGTTATTTGAGTTTGTAGGTGGTCCTGCTAGCAACCAGCGAAGAACAGCGATCATTAAAAGTGGAGTTAGCAGCGTTTCAGACTGTTTTTGATGCGATCTCTCGTGAAGCTTGGTTTGTGAGCTTTGTGACCGTTGCGTTCCGTAAGCCTTAATTAAACTGAAATTTGGGCGACTGAGGTTACCCGGCCCAAGATGTAGTCATTAATCTTAACGTAGAAAAACTTTTAGAGCTTCAGAAGTTAGCTCTGTACTAGGACGAAAAGGAGCTTATATTGCCGAAATAAGTCGCAATGGTTCCTCCAGCAGGTATTTTGAGGTCCAGAGCTGTGTTTCAATGGACACCTCGTCTTTTTTTTTCCAGATCAGGGGTAGTGCTGAACTTAGATGCTAATTTGAGGGACGCGAAAGCAGCCATGTCCAAGTTCGAAGGTTTTGAGGGCATCGGAAAGCGTTCCAAGACAGGTAAAGCCCAATACGGTGTAGTTAAGTATATTTTGAACTGCTACTTTTCGAAGAACAATACGCATTTTACATATTCGGCGATGATAGAAGATGTGAACTTCATGAAAAACAACCCGCATCTCTCGTATAACGAGAAATACCAATATTATATGAAGTTACCACAGAAGCTGAAGCTGCACCTTTCTACTGGTAACCTTGGATTTCGGAAGGCGGCCCGTGGGGAATACGAAGCTGCGTTCCAAACCACCGTGAAGCTCTTCGATGTGTTGAAAGAGAGGAATCTACTAGATAAGAAAATCGATATTATAATGAAGGACTTCGGAAAGGGTAGAAAGGCCTTTATTACGGCAATGAATGGTAAGGAGGGGACCGCTATACGGCCTCTTGTGAATAGGATTAGTGATGCTACGACCTTGAAATTTGGTGGTGTTAAGGCTCCCAGACCAAGAAGGTTGTGAGCAATCGATAATGTACGTTAAAAAGCTTGTATATAATATCTATAATCATATTCCTAATACGAGTCCTAAATGTGGTTTACCGCGTATTAGGCTACATCGCTTACTGGCCATGCATTATTATTCACCTTTATGGCTTATGTCATATCCAGATTCAACATAAGATGTGACTTCTTCTACAATGTATGGGTGTAAATTTTAAAATAGGTTGTGGGTGTTTTGCTGAAAAAATGAAACGTTTTTTTTCGAGCGCTGAGTATGTGCCCTGCCTAGCGTTTCTGTCTACAGATCACTGCTCTGCCTACGATCGCCGGCCTAGGCGGGAGATGCTTCTGCCTAGGCGGAGCTTCGGTATCTCGGTCTGTGGTGTAGCATGGCGGAGCGGAAACTATCAACGAACGTATTCAATACTATTCAAAGGACGTAAACGCACAGGTATTAGTAGTTACAGCACACGTAAGAAAGCAAGGTAAAATGGCTCCATCTGGTATGTTAATAAAGTGTAAAACGTGAGGGGATGAATTAGTGATGATACATGCGCTTCAGTGAGGTTTATTGAGTGATGAGATGTTAGAAACGTAAATTTGTGAACAGAGAGAATAAAATAGATGATTTAGGGCAGCTGAATACTGCTAATGCAGCAGCCAAGGGGAACTACAGCCTATACCAAACTATTATCGGAGGGTTCGATTCCAAATTCCAACTATGGACTATTCTCCTACAGCAAGAACCAAAGCTACAGAGATGCGTGTGTCAAAAGCCAAACATCTGACCTCTTTGATAAATAGAAGCTTTTACTAACAATATTTTTTACAGCTAAGGCTATCGCTGCTAAGAAGGCTGTTGTTAAGGGTACCAACGGTAAGAAGGCTATGAAGGTCAGAACTTCTGCTACCTTCAGATTGCCAAAGACCCTAAAGTTGGCAAGATCCCCAAAGTACGCCACTAAGTCTGTCCCACACTACAACAGATTGGACGCTTACAAGATTATTGAAAAGCCAATCAACTCTGAAACCGCTATGAAGAAGGTCGAAGACGGTAACACTTTGGTTTTCCAAGTTTCTTTGAAGTCTAACAAGCACCAAATCAAGGCTGCTGTCAAGGAACTATACCAAGTCGATGTCATGTCCGTTAACACTTTGGTCAGACCAAACGGTACCAAGAAGGCTTACGTCAGATTGACTGCTGACCACGATGCTTTGGACGTTGCCAACAGAGTCGGTTACATCTAATCTAGTTTGTCGATGTATATGTAAATTGTCTCTCAAGTGTGTTTTATAAATACAACCAGAAATCTTATCATCTACGATTATAATAGTCCTTTGGATTTCTTTTAACAGTTTTCTATTCTTGTTTCTCTAGTTGCTTACTGTACGCAACAGAGgtgtatatatatatactcTGCGAAGAAAAATGGAAATAGTGAGTGCTAGCTAACATACTCAGATGGACGATAAGGCCAAAAACATGAGCCCTGTGATTGCATTGATACGCATATTATATGGAAGAATCCGTTCATTGTCAGTATTCGTGTATATGTGTTTTGTAGTCAATGCAAGCACTACGGAAAAGTACACAAAATAAGCCATATTAATCCACGTGCCAGGTAAGAGATCTGTAAGATGCAATCCTGCAATTACTAGAAGAGGAGCAGTGTAGATTTTATGTCCATTATGCTGCTCCCATAAAGTATCTGCATCCCAGTTCTCTACACCCTGCATGAAACAATAGCCCAAGATGACAGACATCAAACCCCCACTGTACACAGACACCGTTAACCAGCGATTAAGACCTTTATTCGAAAAAAATACGAGCATAAAAAGGAACAATTGTAAAGCTGGAAGGTAAGTTATGCAACTCCAATTCCAGCGGGTGCTTTCTTTTGGAGCACTTCCGATGCGATATACAATGTAGAAGATCATCAATAGGGTAATTATTGTTATAGCGAGAGTAATTGGTGATCCTGACTTGTAATAATGTATGCTCAATCCTGCGATGACATTGGTAATCAACCATAGAGCGCAAGAGTAGGCCAATGGCTTGGTTTGGCCAGCGGGCGATGACTTGGCGCTTGATTCCACGTCAATTGAGTTGTATGTGGGTGGTGGCGTGTATTCCATTTGTTGGTATCAAAAATTGCGATTTGCGGTATCTGCTATTAACCGTATTCAACTGTTGCTTCCAGATATTTGACCTATTTATGGATCTGGAATAGGGAAACTCAGCTTTGTGGCACAATGTAGATCTTGCAGCTGTTGCTACTTCCGGAATACTTTTAGATCTCTACGAAATTGTGGTGAAGTTAGCGTCGGCGACAGCGACAGCGACAGCGACGGTTTCCGCGACGCGTTAAAAATCGTAAGACCATAAAAGCGAGAACAATTTAGATGGAAAAACATCACACAAGCAGTCTATTGGTTATGTAGTGGCTACTGAAGCATGTTATAGAAGCTCTTCTTATATACGTATAACCGTCTTCTTGGATATTTCAACTAGCTTTCGCCAAATCAACTAGCGAAAGTGATGCCCAACTCAATATTCTTCTTTAGGGCGGAGATACAGGCAGTAAGCAATTTCCTGGTATTGTTTTCATTTAATTGAGTCAAGAAAGAAGTATCTATCTTGACTATACCCTCCTCTGCGGTAACCTCAAGTGGAACAGCGAAGTATTCCGTATTGTCGGTAGCCTCTAGCACCTCACTAGCACCTTCCGCAACTGGAGCTTTATCAGCATCCAATAAGGAAATGAATGTTGTGACATTGATTTTGTCAACGGTGCCCAACAGTAAGTCAGCAAAGTTTGAAGCAAACTCATACCCGGCGTAAGCCATTGAAAGCGTTGCGGAACCAGCTCCTTTTTTAGCTTCAACGACTTCATCACCACCATATTGTACCCGGTGAACCAACTTGGCAAGCTGCTCATCTGAGAACCCAAGCTCCTTCTGAGCCTCGCCAAACAAAGGCAAGATTGTTTCACCAGAATGTCCTCCTATAACTGGGACAGATGGAACCCGGTTACCTGAATAGTTGGTTAGCTGCTGCAAGAAAGTTGAAGCACGTACAGCGTCCAGGTGGGTGACACCAAACACACGACGTTGCACAGGAGCGGCGATCTCTAGACGCTTAGCCTCCTTAGCAAGTTCCTCAACCATAACAGGCACAAGCGAGTTCACAGGATTAGAAA
The Eremothecium sinecaudum strain ATCC 58844 chromosome II, complete sequence DNA segment above includes these coding regions:
- the MRPS18 gene encoding mitochondrial 37S ribosomal protein uS11m MRPS18 (Syntenic homolog of Ashbya gossypii ADL167W; Syntenic homolog of Saccharomyces cerevisiae YNL306W (MRPS18)), producing the protein MVPPAGILRSRAVFQWTPRLFFSRSGVVLNLDANLRDAKAAMSKFEGFEGIGKRSKTGKAQYGVVKYILNCYFSKNNTHFTYSAMIEDVNFMKNNPHLSYNEKYQYYMKLPQKLKLHLSTGNLGFRKAARGEYEAAFQTTVKLFDVLKERNLLDKKIDIIMKDFGKGRKAFITAMNGKEGTAIRPLVNRISDATTLKFGGVKAPRPRRL
- a CDS encoding HBL289Cp (Syntenic homolog of Ashbya gossypii ADL165C; Syntenic homolog of Saccharomyces cerevisiae YNL305C (BXI1)), with translation MEYTPPPTYNSIDVESSAKSSPAGQTKPLAYSCALWLITNVIAGLSIHYYKSGSPITLAITIITLLMIFYIVYRIGSAPKESTRWNWSCITYLPALQLFLFMLVFFSNKGLNRWLTVSVYSGGLMSVILGYCFMQGVENWDADTLWEQHNGHKIYTAPLLVIAGLHLTDLLPGTWINMAYFVYFSVVLALTTKHIYTNTDNERILPYNMRINAITGLMFLALSSI
- the RPL25 gene encoding 60S ribosomal protein uL23 (Syntenic homolog of Ashbya gossypii ADL166W; Syntenic homolog of Saccharomyces cerevisiae YOL127W (RPL25); 1-intron in Ashbya gossypii); translated protein: MAPSAKAIAAKKAVVKGTNGKKAMKVRTSATFRLPKTLKLARSPKYATKSVPHYNRLDAYKIIEKPINSETAMKKVEDGNTLVFQVSLKSNKHQIKAAVKELYQVDVMSVNTLVRPNGTKKAYVRLTADHDALDVANRVGYI
- the MDH2 gene encoding malate dehydrogenase MDH2 (Syntenic homolog of Ashbya gossypii ADL164C; Syntenic homolog of Saccharomyces cerevisiae YOL126C (MDH2)), whose translation is MPYIESSEKKGSVKVALLGAAGGIGQPLTLLLKTQLGAKILGQENKQLELALYDIAPILEGVSADVSHVNTPVLLKHYIPKDRDDESALSECLQGASLVIIPAGVPRKPGMSRDDLFAINAGIIRTLAKGIAGNCDLSKVFVLVISNPVNSLVPVMVEELAKEAKRLEIAAPVQRRVFGVTHLDAVRASTFLQQLTNYSGNRVPSVPVIGGHSGETILPLFGEAQKELGFSDEQLAKLVHRVQYGGDEVVEAKKGAGSATLSMAYAGYEFASNFADLLLGTVDKINVTTFISLLDADKAPVAEGASEVLEATDNTEYFAVPLEVTAEEGIVKIDTSFLTQLNENNTRKLLTACISALKKNIELGITFAS
- the VPS68 gene encoding Vps68p (Syntenic homolog of Ashbya gossypii ADL169W; Syntenic homolog of Saccharomyces cerevisiae YOL129W (VPS68)); translated protein: MDQERRNLLRFPFKLPNSVTARKFGVSFSGALFALGFWLFIDCVLYSKVANGSDISVTFIDWIPTICSTLGMLIVSSIDKNWLLENSLATGALVGSSQRTWQAQTLLFFGFALLGGGVAGAFAVGFLKYISNGYGEYPTASMAVNNILGNLSIMASCIVLWMSQNIEDEYSYSLTL
- a CDS encoding GSK family serine/threonine-protein kinase (Syntenic homolog of Ashbya gossypii ADL168C; Syntenic homolog of Saccharomyces cerevisiae YNL307C (MCK1) and YOL128C (YGK3)), encoding MSQQDQFIADDVTANRSNVTRQMLVKEYKKIGHGAFGTVVQAYLTPDNEKWYGPFAIKKVPAQTEYKSRELAILRIADHPNVVKLEYFFTHFSPADGKLYQHLAMECLPETLQHEILRYTQDKLDLPLKHVKLYTYQIARGMLYLHALGICHRDIKPSNILVDPKTAILKICDFGSAKKLEQNQPSISYICSRFYRAPELIVGCTQYTTQIDIWGLGCVIGEMLIGKAVFQGQEPLLQLHEIAKLLGPPDKKFIFFSNPSYGGPLFSKPLFSGTPNQRFEKYFGHAGPDGIDLLMKVLCYSPERRLSPRRIMSHPFLDDLRRERYFFPGGSSQPKQVPDLFDFSEFELEIIGELLPQIMGKD